From the Fusobacterium ulcerans ATCC 49185 genome, the window AATACCTCCCCAAAATTATAATTTATATAATTATAATTTTACTATAACACTCTTACTGTCAAGAAAGTGTCAATGAGTATAAAAAATTTTCAATTTTTTTTATATTCATTTATAATTCTTATTTTTGATATTTATCCATATCTAAAAAAGCATTAACTTCTTTTCCCCAAGAATATTGAGCCATATATTCTCCATGATAAAGTTTCCTCCCTTCTACAATATTTTCTCCCCATTTAAAATAATCACATTGAATACTCTCTAAGTCCAACAGTCCAATCTTTCCTCTTTCACTATATATTATTTTTTCACATCCCAGTTTATTCAGCACATCTCGTAAGTCTTTTTTCAACATCCTATAGTAAGAGTCATGTCCTTCTTCCTCCCATAAATTTGCAATTACTTCTTTTGAAGTACATCTTGCCCCTTTCCTATGAACAAGATATGCCAAAAGCTCCTTTGTCTTTTCAAACTTAAATTTCACAGGATTCCCATCAATAAGTATATCAAAGTTTCCAAAACAGGTTATCTGTATCCTTTTCTTTTCATCTCCTAATAAATTTTCAGGTACAGAATATCTAAGATTTTCAAGTGCATGGCGTATCTGCTCCACATTTACTGGCTTCATTATATAATCACTGGCATCCAATTTAAATGCCTCTCTCATATAATCTGAGTAACCAGTTACAAATATAAAATTGGTTTTTGGATACAATTTTTTAAGTTTATTTGCAAATTCTATGCCATTTAATCCTGGCATTTGTATATCAATAAAGCACACATGAAACTGTTCCTTGATAAGCTCAAGTGCCTTAACAGGATTATTTACTGTTATAGCTTCTGCTTTTTTGTCAACTTCACATATTAATGCTACAAGATATTCTGCTGCAAGTATTTCATCGTCCAATACTAAGTATTTCACGCCTTTCTCCTTTCTCTAATCTTAACTTTTTTCTTTCTCCATGAATAATAATTTTTACAATTGTTCCAATTCCTATAAAGCTTGTAATTTCAAGCTCTGCATTAACAATACTTTTTAACCGTTCTTTTACATTGCGTATACCAACATGTTCCTTCCCATCATTTAATGCACTTTCTACTTCAAAACCTATTCCATTATCTGAAATTGTTATTATATAATCTCTCCCCTTCTTTTCTGTAGAAATTTTTATAGTTCCACCTTCAAGTTTTTTGCATATCCCATGCTTGACTGCATTTTCTACAATTGGTTGCAATGTAAGAGTTGGCATATCAAAATCAGATGATTTTATATCATATTCTACATTTACCCTATCTCCAAATCTTAGCTTTTCTATATCAAGATATATATTTGTATGCTCTAGCTCCTTAGAAAAAAGCTGGGTATCATTTTCACCCATACTATACATATTTTCTCTAAGATATCCAGAAAACTTTATAGTAGTTTCCTCTGCAAGTTTTGGATTTGCTCGACAAAGGGCAGTTATAGTATTTAAAGTATTATATAAGAAGTGAGGCTGTATCTGTGAAAGCATCAATGATATCCTCTGTTCCCTCAGCTTTATTTCTTTCTCCTCATTCACCTGCTGAGATATTTGTACATGTATTACAAGATAATAAAACAAAAAAGCTGTAGCATAACTTTCATTCAATATTCCTGGTCTCATCCCTATTGATTCCATAATATTTGCAGTCATCAGCCATGCTATACAAAAGAAAGCCTGAAGATGATTTATCTTTGTATTTTTATAAAATTTAAGATTCAATACAAAAAGGAATATACCCCAATATATCCAATTTGTAATAATAAAGGTATATTCTAAAAGTCCAAGTTCAATACTTCCATCAGCTCCAAAATAAAATACTTTATTTTTTAAAAATATACTACAATAAAAAAAGAAATTTACTATTGCAGGAATATAGATTAATTTATTTTTAGGTTCAATTATAGTTATGACTATAGCCATAACTATAGGTTTTAAAGAATAATAGATTAATCCTGTTATTATGAGAGGCAATTTCATTATAGTTTGATCTTTATGACAATTCATATAAAACTCTACTATAGATAGAATCAAAAGTATGGTCATATTTATAATCATTCGTTTTTTTATAAATATATCCACTGCTGATTTCATGGAAACAATAAAATATGTACCCAATATTATTGCAATAAGTGTATAATTTTCAACAAGATAATTTTGCAAATATGTCTCTTTCACATAATTCACTTCCTTTGATTTATACTACATTATAGTCTTTATTTCTCTAAAAAACATTTGTACTTTATGATACCATTATATATTTTTTCAGTCAACACAAAACAATTTTTTTAGAACATTTACATCATTTTTGCAACTTTTTTTACATTTTTTAGATATAATTTAAAATATAGCATACTTTTAATTTAATATTCTATTTAATGTTCCTCTATCTATTCCTAATCTAATAGCTGTTTTAGTCTTATTATTACCTTCTTCTTCAAGTATCTCTTTTACTATTTTTTTCTCAATCTCTCTAAGTGTCATATTTGAAAATTCATTTTTTCTCCTCTCACTTTTTCCAAAAGGAAGAAGATTTAATATTTTATCATCAGAAAGTTTTAAATTTATTTTCAACACCACTACTCTTTTTATTATATTTTCCAACTCTCTTACATTTCCTGGAAATGAATATTCAGATAATTTTTCCAATATATTTATAAATCTTTCTGCTTCAAAAAGATTTAATCCAAGAAGTTCTTTTTCTAGTATATGTTTTCCTATAATAAAAATATCCTCTTTTCTTTTTCTTAATGGTATAGTTTCTATTTCCAGTACATTCAATCTATAGAAAAGATCCGTTCTGAATTTTCCCTCTTCACATAATAAAGAAAGATTTTTATTTGTAGCTGCTACAATTCTCACATCTACATATATAGTTTCTTCCCCTCCAACTCTTCTAAAACACTTTTCCTGAAGAACTCTTAAAAATTTATTTTGAAGATGATATGGAATTTCAGATATTTCATCTAAAAAAATAGTTCCTTTATGAGCAAGTTCAAATAAGCCTTTTTTCCCTCTTCTCTTTGCTCCTGTAAAAGCTCCTTCCTCATATCCAAAAAGTTCACTCTCTATAAGATTCTCTGAAATATTAGCACAATTGAAAGCTATAAAGGGTTCATTTTTTCTTTTGCTCCCATTATGTATACTTTGAGCAAACAGCTCTTTTCCAGTTCCACTTTCTCCTGTTATAAGTATGGTATTTTCTGTTCCAGCATAATGTCTTGCAATTTTTTTAATTTCTTCAAAATTCTTATCACTAGTTACCAAATCTTTCCATGTATGTTTAGCTGAAAATTCTAAATTAACTAAAGATTTTCTTAAACTATTAGCTGATTCTTCTATATTTTTAAATCTTCTGAAAGTAAAGAGAAAACTGTTTTTATTTTCTGACTGCTGTACAGGGGTTATATCCATGGACACCTTTTCTTTTTTGGTATCAATAAGAATATTTTTTACTTCATCTTTTAATCCAAAAATAAATTCTTGGTCTATCTCTTGTATAAAATCAAAAATATTATCATCTATATATATTTTATTATTAAACAGCTTATTTCCCATAGAATTATAATGTCCTATTTTTCCTTCATTATCTGTATATATCATTCCACAATCTGTATTATTAAGAATAGCTGTTAGATATCTATTTTTTATTTTTTCATTCTCTTTAAACTCCAACATTTTTTTAGCCTCTTGAAAAGCCTTATGAATAGAATTATACTCTGATTTTATAAGATAAAAGTCTATATAATATGGCTTTTTCTCTAGAGTATTTAAAAGTACTGTATCTCCTATAAAAGTTTTGACTTTCTTTTCATATATCAGCTCTTCAAGAGTATTCAAATATTTATTATAACTTTGTTCCTCATCAAATATTACTTCGTATGTTT encodes:
- a CDS encoding response regulator produces the protein MKYLVLDDEILAAEYLVALICEVDKKAEAITVNNPVKALELIKEQFHVCFIDIQMPGLNGIEFANKLKKLYPKTNFIFVTGYSDYMREAFKLDASDYIMKPVNVEQIRHALENLRYSVPENLLGDEKKRIQITCFGNFDILIDGNPVKFKFEKTKELLAYLVHRKGARCTSKEVIANLWEEEGHDSYYRMLKKDLRDVLNKLGCEKIIYSERGKIGLLDLESIQCDYFKWGENIVEGRKLYHGEYMAQYSWGKEVNAFLDMDKYQK
- a CDS encoding sensor histidine kinase: MKETYLQNYLVENYTLIAIILGTYFIVSMKSAVDIFIKKRMIINMTILLILSIVEFYMNCHKDQTIMKLPLIITGLIYYSLKPIVMAIVITIIEPKNKLIYIPAIVNFFFYCSIFLKNKVFYFGADGSIELGLLEYTFIITNWIYWGIFLFVLNLKFYKNTKINHLQAFFCIAWLMTANIMESIGMRPGILNESYATAFLFYYLVIHVQISQQVNEEKEIKLREQRISLMLSQIQPHFLYNTLNTITALCRANPKLAEETTIKFSGYLRENMYSMGENDTQLFSKELEHTNIYLDIEKLRFGDRVNVEYDIKSSDFDMPTLTLQPIVENAVKHGICKKLEGGTIKISTEKKGRDYIITISDNGIGFEVESALNDGKEHVGIRNVKERLKSIVNAELEITSFIGIGTIVKIIIHGERKKLRLEKGERREILSIGR
- a CDS encoding sigma 54-interacting transcriptional regulator, with protein sequence MKRICLLAPYKDFLEHEESDKFLIKKYANLTEAVKVAKDFQNNDGEIIITRGGTAKIIRENTSLTVIEIEISSIEILKTLKKIEKTDTPLGIVGYKNAVYKCSYLANIAGFKETYEVIFDEEQSYNKYLNTLEELIYEKKVKTFIGDTVLLNTLEKKPYYIDFYLIKSEYNSIHKAFQEAKKMLEFKENEKIKNRYLTAILNNTDCGMIYTDNEGKIGHYNSMGNKLFNNKIYIDDNIFDFIQEIDQEFIFGLKDEVKNILIDTKKEKVSMDITPVQQSENKNSFLFTFRRFKNIEESANSLRKSLVNLEFSAKHTWKDLVTSDKNFEEIKKIARHYAGTENTILITGESGTGKELFAQSIHNGSKRKNEPFIAFNCANISENLIESELFGYEEGAFTGAKRRGKKGLFELAHKGTIFLDEISEIPYHLQNKFLRVLQEKCFRRVGGEETIYVDVRIVAATNKNLSLLCEEGKFRTDLFYRLNVLEIETIPLRKRKEDIFIIGKHILEKELLGLNLFEAERFINILEKLSEYSFPGNVRELENIIKRVVVLKINLKLSDDKILNLLPFGKSERRKNEFSNMTLREIEKKIVKEILEEEGNNKTKTAIRLGIDRGTLNRILN